The nucleotide window CGCGGACGACAGCGCGTTCGTGTCCATGTTCATCAACGAGGCGCGCATCGCGCTGGGGCTGTCGCACGGCAACATCGCGCAGATCTTCGACTTCGGCGAGGTGGAGGGCGAGTACTTCCTCGCGATGGAGTGGGTGGACGGCCATCCGCTCTCGCACGTGCTTCGCCGGGCGCGGGAGAAGGGGCTGCCCGCGCTGCCGCCGCCGCTGGCGGTGCTGGTGGCCATCGACATGCTGCGGGGGCTGGCGTACGCGCACACGCGGCTGGATGACAACGGCCGCCCGCTGCACATCGTCCACCGGGACGTGAGCCCGCAGAACGTGCTCCTCTCCTTCGAGGGGCAGGTGAAGCTGGTGGACTTCGGCATCGCGCGGGCGCGGCTCGCCGGGCGCTCCGACACGAAGGCGGACCCCGCGAAGGGCAAGTACGTCTACTTCGCGCCGGAGCAGGCGCGCGGCGAGGCGCTGGACGCGCGCACGGACGTGTTCGCCGCGGGCACGGTCCTCTACGAGATGCTCTGCGGACGGCGCCCCTTCGAGGGCTCGCTCCAGGACGTGCTGCGCAAGATTTCCCAGGGCGACTTCCCCCGCCCGCGCGAGTGGACGCCGAACATCCCGGCCGCGCTGGAGCGCATCCTGCTCACCGCGATGGCCACGAGCCCGGAGCAGCGCTACCCCACCGCGCAGGCCTTCGCGGAGGCGCTGGCGCGACAGCTCCACGTCACCGCGCCGGACGTGTCCGCCAGCGACCTGGGCCACTTCATGGGCTACCTCTTCGAGCCGGAGCTCGTGGAGTCCGGCCGCCCGGTGCAGCTGCCGCGCGAGTTCGTCGCACGGGTGGGCCGCTGGAGCGGCGTCGCCGAACCGCCGCCCATCGCCACGCCTCCGGAGGTCCCCCTCCACGACTCCGAGCCCGGGGGTGAGCCCCGAGGCGATTTGACGACGCAGCCCCTGCCCCCGCAGGCGATGCCTCCGGAGCCGCCGCCCGCGTGGCACCGCTCCCTGCGCGGCTGGGCGGTGCGCGGCGCGCCGGTGGCGGTGGCGGCGCTCGTGGCCATGTGGCTGGGCCTGGTGATGGGCGGCTCCAACACGTTCGCGGTGGAGCTCAGCTCCTCACCCGCGGGCGCCACCATCCGCGTGGACGGCCGGACGCTGGCGGAGACGACGCCCACGCTCATCACCCAGCTGCCGTCGGACCGCGACCATGTGCTGGAGGTGCTGATGCCGGGCATGGTGCCCTTCAGCCAGCGCGTGCACGCCGAGCGCGGCACCACGCTGGCGGTCCATGCGCGGCTCGCGCCGAAGCAAGCGGTCGCGGCGCGCGCCCTGCCCCGCGCGGGTCCGGGCGACACGCCCGCATCCTTCGCCCGCTACTCCTCCGGCGGCCCGTTCGCGCTCAGCGCGGTCGCGCATGCCCTGCGCGTACCCCCGTCCCAGGCGGCGCGCATGCGGTTGGATCCATCCCGCGCCTACGGCCTGCGCGTGGAGGGCCGCGTGTCGGTGGGCGGCCCGCTGCCGGTGGCCCAGGCCGTGTACTTCCTGGAGGGCGGCACGGCGCTGACGGCGCGCGACAGCTTCGGCCTGGTGGGCGCCGACGAGGTGCTGGTGCGCGACGCCTCCGTTCTCTACGTGTTCCTCTGGGACGACCGGCCCGACGACAACCGCGGCGCCCTCCAGGTGCACGTGCGCGAACAGGCGAGCGGCGCCATCACCACCCTGCTCCTGGACGCGCGCCGGCACGCCGTCTCGCTGTCACCCCACGACGGCTTCACGCTCCGGGAGCTGGATCCGTCCACCACCTACCGCGTCGTCGTGCGTTCGGCCGAGGAACCGGCGCGCACGCGCGGCTTCGGCGGCGGCGAGGTGGACGGCGTGCTCGCGCTTCACGGCGCGGGACCGTCCCCGGCCGTGGCCCCGGGCACGCTGGAGGTGCTGGAGGTCAACCAGCCCACGGTGATGCGCGGCGCGAGCTGGC belongs to Corallococcus exiguus and includes:
- a CDS encoding serine/threonine-protein kinase; the protein is MPPPSAGFQFGKYKLLERIATGGMAEIYRARMTAVAGVTKPVVIKKILPGYADDSAFVSMFINEARIALGLSHGNIAQIFDFGEVEGEYFLAMEWVDGHPLSHVLRRAREKGLPALPPPLAVLVAIDMLRGLAYAHTRLDDNGRPLHIVHRDVSPQNVLLSFEGQVKLVDFGIARARLAGRSDTKADPAKGKYVYFAPEQARGEALDARTDVFAAGTVLYEMLCGRRPFEGSLQDVLRKISQGDFPRPREWTPNIPAALERILLTAMATSPEQRYPTAQAFAEALARQLHVTAPDVSASDLGHFMGYLFEPELVESGRPVQLPREFVARVGRWSGVAEPPPIATPPEVPLHDSEPGGEPRGDLTTQPLPPQAMPPEPPPAWHRSLRGWAVRGAPVAVAALVAMWLGLVMGGSNTFAVELSSSPAGATIRVDGRTLAETTPTLITQLPSDRDHVLEVLMPGMVPFSQRVHAERGTTLAVHARLAPKQAVAARALPRAGPGDTPASFARYSSGGPFALSAVAHALRVPPSQAARMRLDPSRAYGLRVEGRVSVGGPLPVAQAVYFLEGGTALTARDSFGLVGADEVLVRDASVLYVFLWDDRPDDNRGALQVHVREQASGAITTLLLDARRHAVSLSPHDGFTLRELDPSTTYRVVVRSAEEPARTRGFGGGEVDGVLALHGAGPSPAVAPGTLEVLEVNQPTVMRGASWLRLAFPDDDVQDNSGGLTLEVTPVAPLHQ